A part of Mycobacteriales bacterium genomic DNA contains:
- a CDS encoding VanZ family protein — MDRRTAALAAAVLLSLYVLFAPDPGGAPRFTGADKVVHVVLFALLAATARWRCGGRLPVWLAVAAYAVVSELVQGLLLVGRSGDPLDVVADLLGAGLGWWSVRVPRGPEH; from the coding sequence GTGGACCGCCGCACCGCCGCGCTCGCCGCCGCGGTCCTGCTCTCGCTCTACGTGCTCTTCGCCCCCGACCCCGGGGGAGCGCCGCGCTTCACCGGCGCGGACAAGGTCGTCCACGTCGTGCTGTTCGCCCTGCTCGCAGCGACCGCCCGCTGGCGGTGCGGCGGGCGCCTGCCGGTGTGGCTCGCGGTCGCGGCGTACGCCGTGGTCTCCGAGCTGGTGCAGGGGCTGCTGCTGGTAGGGCGGTCCGGCGACCCCCTCGACGTCGTCGCCGACCTGCTCGGAGCGGGACTCGGCTGGTGGTCCGTTCGGGTGCCTCGAGGTCCAGAGCACTAG
- a CDS encoding flagellar assembly protein FliW yields the protein MTHATQAAPAGAAAVDVPELVFASGLPGFPGERRFALVRWGAFEGPYSLMVDLDDPQVRFLVMPPYVFFPDYVVDLDDAIAAKVHLERPEDCLLLVIVTLGARPEDATANLLGPIVVNLQTREGVQAVLAESGHSTRAPLAASTSAA from the coding sequence TTGACTCACGCGACCCAGGCCGCCCCCGCGGGCGCAGCCGCCGTCGACGTCCCCGAGCTCGTCTTCGCGAGCGGGCTCCCGGGGTTCCCCGGCGAGCGGCGCTTCGCCCTCGTGCGGTGGGGGGCCTTCGAGGGCCCCTACTCGCTGATGGTCGACCTCGATGACCCGCAGGTGCGCTTCCTCGTGATGCCGCCCTACGTCTTCTTCCCCGACTACGTCGTGGACCTCGACGACGCCATCGCCGCGAAGGTCCACCTCGAGCGGCCGGAGGACTGCCTGCTGCTCGTCATCGTCACCCTCGGCGCACGACCGGAGGACGCCACGGCGAACCTGCTCGGTCCGATCGTCGTCAACCTGCAGACCCGCGAGGGCGTGCAGGCGGTCCTGGCCGAGTCCGGCCACAGCACCCGCGCCCCGCTCGCCGCCAGCACCAGTGCTGCCTGA
- the csrA gene encoding carbon storage regulator CsrA, producing the protein MLVLTRRKNQSIVIGDDIVVTVLEVKGDQIRLGITAPRDVQVYREELLAALTDANRSAVLTEGAAPMAPPAPPAAGSPSGLSFGRRRRAA; encoded by the coding sequence GTGCTCGTCCTCACCCGCCGCAAGAACCAGAGCATCGTCATCGGCGACGACATCGTCGTGACCGTGCTGGAGGTCAAGGGCGACCAGATCCGCCTCGGGATCACCGCCCCCCGCGACGTCCAGGTCTACCGCGAGGAGCTGCTCGCGGCCCTCACCGATGCCAACCGCTCTGCGGTGCTCACCGAGGGCGCGGCCCCCATGGCCCCGCCCGCGCCACCGGCCGCCGGCTCCCCGTCGGGCCTGTCCTTCGGACGGCGCCGCCGCGCCGCCTGA
- a CDS encoding sigma-70 family RNA polymerase sigma factor, which produces MLSAEARALVESHLPLVRHVLAGVAAHYPRHADREELAQAATLGLVEAAHRFDGSRGVPFDRWASLRIRGAIVDAVRALDFAPRTLRSAARDVEVARTDLEAKLGRTPTLSETAEHVGVSVAELSHLQGRVHRSLVLSLDAPCGEEDGDPLTLASGLVDDTMLEPVAVLEERERATYVRDALACLPDRLRDVVVGYFLEGETSADLAARLGVTESRVSQMRTEALGLMRSGIEAQYAEQTVEPPLQDGRAAYRAAAYAASLASRSSYAARLSRVPAPRQAADSLEQAV; this is translated from the coding sequence GTGCTCAGTGCCGAAGCCCGTGCTCTCGTCGAGTCCCACCTGCCGCTCGTCCGCCACGTCCTCGCCGGTGTCGCCGCCCACTACCCGCGCCACGCGGACCGCGAGGAGCTGGCGCAGGCCGCCACGCTCGGGCTGGTCGAGGCGGCGCACCGCTTCGACGGCTCGCGGGGCGTCCCCTTCGATCGCTGGGCGTCGCTGCGGATCCGCGGCGCGATCGTCGACGCGGTCCGCGCCCTGGACTTCGCGCCACGCACGCTGCGCAGCGCGGCCCGTGACGTCGAGGTCGCGCGCACCGACCTCGAGGCCAAGCTCGGCCGCACCCCGACGCTCTCCGAGACCGCCGAGCACGTGGGCGTCTCCGTCGCTGAGCTCTCCCACCTGCAGGGCCGGGTGCACCGGTCGCTCGTGCTGTCGCTCGACGCGCCCTGCGGGGAGGAGGACGGGGACCCACTGACTCTCGCCTCCGGTCTCGTGGACGACACGATGCTGGAGCCGGTGGCGGTCCTCGAGGAGCGCGAGCGGGCCACCTACGTCCGTGACGCCCTCGCCTGCCTGCCCGACCGGCTGCGTGACGTCGTCGTCGGCTACTTCCTCGAGGGCGAGACCTCTGCCGACCTCGCCGCCCGGTTGGGCGTCACCGAGTCCCGGGTCTCCCAGATGCGCACGGAGGCCCTCGGGCTCATGCGCTCCGGCATCGAGGCGCAGTACGCGGAGCAGACGGTCGAGCCGCCGCTCCAGGACGGTCGGGCCGCCTACCGGGCCGCGGCCTACGCGGCCTCGCTCGCCTCGCGCTCGTCGTACGCGGCTCGGCTGTCACGCGTGCCGGCGCCGCGCCAGGCGGCCGACTCACTGGAGCAGGCCGTCTGA